The nucleotide window TAGAAATGAAGGCTGTAGTTTTTGCCCTAAAGATGTGGAGACATTATCTTTATGGAGCAAAATGTGAAATCTtcatagaccacaagagtctTTAGTACATCTTCAAGCAGAAAGAGCTAAATCTCAGACAAAGAAAATAGGTAGAATTGCTAAGTAACTATGACTGTACAATCCAGTACCATCTGGGAAAGACAAATGTTGTTGCAGATGCCCTCAGCCTGAAATCATTTCACAATTTGGCACATATATCCATAGAAAGATGGCCCGTCTTGAAAGAGTTGCACCAGCTGATTGGAAAAGGGTTACAGCTAGAGTTATTAGCCAAGTGTACCTGGATAGCTTAGATGAAGGTGACACCAGTGTACCTAAGACAAATAGCAAAGAAACAGCATGAAGATCCTGAGTTGGTAAAAATAGCAGAAGCCTTACAGAAAGGTAAGATTAGTGAGTTCTATTTCGATGGAAAAGGAGTGTTAAGGTACAACAACAggttgtgtgtaccaaatgacatATAACTCAATGGAGACATTATGAGGGAAGCTCATAATGCGAAGCATAGTATGCACCCTGAAGCCACTAAAATGTATCAAGATTTAAAGAATGTGTATTGATGGCCTTTCATGAAAAAAGAGATTGCACAGTTTATGACTGCTTGTGAGGTCTGTCAGAGAGTGAAGTTGAAGCATCAAAACCGAGCAGCAATGCTCAACCCACTACCCATTctaaagtggaaatgggaaaatatggccatggattttgttatggggtTACCAGTTGCCTCCAATAGAAATGACTTGATATAGGTTATAGTGGACAGGTTAACCAAGACCACCCACTTTATTCCTATTAGAGCTAACTACTCTATAGATAAGTTAGCTTAGGTGTACATAGCGAAGATAATAAGGTTGCATGGAGCTCTAGTGACAATAGTCTCTGATAGAAGACCACAGTTTACATCAAGGTTTTGGCATTATCTTTAAAATGAATTAGGCACCAGGTTTGACTTCAACATGGCTTTTCACCCTCAAACAGATAAAAAGTCAGAAAGGACTATACAGACTTTGGAGGATATGTTTAGAATATGTGTACTTAACTTTGGTGGATCATGGAAAAAGCACCTTCCTTTGgttgagtttgcatacaacaatagctatcactcTAGCATCAGAATAGCACTATATGAAGCTctttatgggaggaagtgtaggccTCCTGTGTGTTGGGAGGAAGTTGATAAAAAAGCCTTAGTGGGAACGAAATTGGTGGAAGTCACCAATCAAGCCTCACCTTTAATTGGGGCAAGGTTAAAGACAGTAACCAGTAGACAGAAGAGTTATATAAATCTCCATAGGAGAGAAGTGGTTTTTTAGGAGGGGGACATGGTGCTTCtaaaggtatctccaatgaagggtgTCATCTGATTTGGAAAAAGAGGTAAGCTAGCTCTAAGGTACATTAGACTGTATGAAGTGCTACAAAGAGTAAAAAATGTGTCTTATAAGTTAGCTTTGCCACCAAAAATGGAGAGAATATATTTGGtgtttcatatttttatattgaGAAAGTTTGTGTCAGATCGAAATAAGGTTATAAGTGAATCAGACGTGGGAATTTTAGAAGATCTTTCTTATGTTGAATAACCTATTTGGATTGTAGAAACTCAAGTAAGGAGGCTGAGGAACAAGGATGGTCAGGGTGTTATGGAACTGCCACAAAATAGAAAAGTGCACGTGGGAAACTCGCAATTCTATGATACAACAATATCTGCACCTTTTCTAGGTATGTTCTATTTGCTATGTTTGTTATGTATGCTTTTTATGTGTGTATTTTAACATTTGAGGATGAATGttcttaaaggggggagaatgtaacacccaccATTTTTCGAtatcagaatatctgtccttgaCAGAATATTCTGGTGAATAGTGAGACTTCACTAACAAGAGAATAGCAGTAAGATGTGAGAATATGTTCATATATGTGTGTTAagaatgaaaaaaatattttaagagttttattctttaaaagttttaaagtgATTATTTTGGGCAGAAGGAGTTTCAGCAGCCAAAGTCCTttttatggttcaaatggccatttgGACAGAACCGACTCTAGTAGCCGAAAGTTAAAGTTTCACAAGCCGAAAGTCCCCTGACTATCAAGGGTATAAAAAGGGACCTCAAGTTATTTTTTGCTCAAAATACTTGGGtttatttctttcttctctctctctctctctctctctctctcaactattGGGGCATGCAAGAGGCTCTTTGAAGAGATCCCTTTGAGTTTTGAGGATCTGgaggtggattcttccatttgGAAGTGAGAAAGAGTAGATTCAAGTTTTGAGGCTTTGGCTTTCTCACCTCTAAGTTCGAAAAAAAGAGgtaaccttcttttcttcttaATCTAAAAGATAGATTAAAGAAAGTTGATAAGGAATTAGATTTCTAAAGCTATAATTTCACGAAAAGTTATTTTAAGTTAAGTTTTTTATGAAGTTTATGCATGTGGGTTTAGGGgaaacctaggatttgagttttgatgaatgtatgtgGGTATGAAGCATGTTTTCTAGTTGTTCTAGGCCCTGGAGATGTGTGTATATGATGAGATTgtgttttaaaattttgaaatgagttttgagGCTTTTGGGAGAATGGATCTGTAAGTTTTCGACTTGGGAATTCTGGAAATTCCCAAGTTCGGCTGTCAAAAGCCAGAGGTTCGACAGCCGAATCTTGCATTTTCTCAAAAAATCTAGAAGTTTTCTAGGTTTGGCAGCCGAAGTCCTAAACTTCAGGCTCTGTAGTGGCTACTGCCCAAAATTGGGTGCCTGATGTCCAAGGTTCGGCAGCCAAACCCTAAAGCTCTGACGGCTGAACTTGGTTCTacccatttattttctcctttgatTCCAAGGTTCCAAAACTTTATTTCATGGTTCCTAAGGGCTTAGAATATGATGTTTATGTTATGTTTAGAGTTTTAGAGCTTTGTATAACACTCTAGTGTCTAATTTTTTAGGATCGGGCTAGAGGGACTCAGAAGAGTAAGGATCCGAAGATAGCTTCCATTCAAGTAAGgaggttgataggctacaagaggcaAGTAACTCtaatcttaataaaataaaaactatttaTAGGTAATTTAATGAgcatcctcatgcatcatgtcatatttatttatgatGGATGTATCTAGAATATGAGATGTTGCATAGTTGCATAAATTATTGTTGGTGCATTCATGGATATTGGATGACCCATTACTCCTCCCATGTTATGTTATGTAATGTAATGGATCTGTAAGTAAATCCTAAGGGAAGATCTTGGCATTGCCCTTCAAGAGAGATCTGATAGTTGCCCCTGGGTACATGACACAGGTAATGTTTAAAAAGAAAGTTTAGAACGTTATTGGTAATAATGTCCATCTTACATGAAAAGTCTCTGATGTGAAAATCcatgtgaatgatgcattgcacATGTATGAAACAAtgattagtttactcactgagcttgtgtaagcttatcCCATTCCCCTAACCCCTAGGTGTAGGGTTACAGGCTAGAAGAATTCCTTGAAGAGAGAGCATCAGGGGTAGTATTAGCCCTTTTTTATTTATGATGTATGGGTAGACGAACATATAACTTATGAATGGATAGCACTACGCTAGTAATTTAAGGAAAAAAATGTAATAATTGTTTAAAGTATAATGATATTTATGTTGTGTAAACCCTTTTTGTGGGTATGCATGTTGAACCATTACACTTTGGATCTTATGTATGTTAAAgttcaaattatgaaccattTTTATGTTATGAATGTTTATGTATGGATGGAAATACTAAGGTGTAATGGTTTGATGTATGTTAAAATAGTGAGATGTAGGAATGTAAGTAAGTTTTATAGGTTTCAGGCTTACTATGGGTTCTGGCAGCCTTAAGCTGACCCGATCCCTAATGCCAGTAACAGTCCCTGGTTTGGGTCGTTATATAATGACTTTTCTTGTGCTACTTGTTATCAAGGCAAATTGATTATTAGACCATCACCAACAAAGGTTGGGATTAAATCCCCTGCATTTTTAGAACATATCCATGGCGATATATGTGGACTTGTACACCCACCTAATGGACATTTAGATATTTTATGGTCCTAATAGATGCATCTTCAAGATGGTCACATGCGTGTCTATTATCGACTCGTAACTTGGCATTTGCAAAATTGCTTACATAGAAAATTTGATTAAGGGCACAATTTCCAAATTATCCAATTAAATATATTCGCCTTGGTAATGCTGCGGAATTCTCCTCCTATGCTTTTAATGAGTATTTTTTATCAATTGGAATAACTATTGAATATCCTATAGCATATGTTCATATGCAAAATAGCCTAGCAGAGTCATTTATTAAATGTTTCTAATTGATAACAAGACCACTACTTATGAGAACAAAATTCCCATTTCTATTTGGGGTTATGCTATTTTCCATGCAATAGCACTAGTTTGTCTCAGGCCAATAAATTATCACCAATTCTCCCCATTACAATTGGCTTTTGGTCATGAACCAAATATTTCCCATCTAAGAATTTTTGGATGTGCTATATATGTGCCAGTAGCACCACCACGCACCAAGATGGGTCCTCAGAGAAGGTTAGGCATATATGTTGGGTATTAATCACCCTCCATTATTCATTACCTAAAACCATTGATGAGAGATTTATTTACAACTTGTTTTGCTGACTGTCAATTTGATGAAACAATCTTTCCATAATAAAGTGGAGAGAAGAAGGAAATCAAAAGAGAAATTGAATGGAAGACTCTATCATTACATCTTCTTAACCCTTATGCAGCCATATGTGAACAAGAAGTTCAAAAGATTATTCATTAGCAAAGAATAACAAATCAAATGCCAGACGCATTTATTGATTCAAAAAGAATATAACCAAATCACATATACTAGCTGTAAATATTTCAATTTGAATTAATGTCCCCACAAGACCATTTACTAGTGCTATTGCTAATGAGTCTAAAGTACACCTAAAGCATGGTAGACCATTCGGTTGTAAAGATAAAAATCGTAAAAGAAAGAAAACAACAAATAGCACTATTGAAGAATCAAATGAAAAGAATCAAGAtattattaatcatgaaactcctGCAAAAATAATTCCTAAAGAAACTCATATATCCAAACCTTAAGAAAATGAGGAGAAAACAATAAGTTTTGTCAATGTGGGGAGAAATTTAAATCGAATGGCAACAATAATTAGTGATGTTTTGCACTTGATATTATGAAAGATGGTAAGGATCTTGAACCTCAATCTATTGAAGAATGTCAACAAAGACATGATTGGCCAAAATGGAAAGATGCAATTCAATCAGAGCTAAATTCACTTGTAAAACGTGAAGTTTTTGGACCTATAATCCAAACACCAAAGGGCATGAAATCGGTTAGATACAAATGGGTTTTTGTGAAAAAATGAAATGagcaaaataaaattataagatataaaGCACGCCTTGTGGCACAAGATTTTTCACAAAGACCTGGTATTGATTATGAAGAAACATATTCTCCTATTATGGATGCAATTAATTTTGATATCTCATCAATTTAGCAGTACAAGAAAGCCTTGAAATGCATTTGATGGATATTATTATAGCTTATCTATATGGCTCACTTGATAGTAACATCTATATGAAAATCCCTAAAGGATTTAAATTGCTTAAAGCATAAAAGTCAAATTCCTaagaaatatatttaattaagttaCAAAGATCTTTGTACGGTTTGAAGCAATCTGGGCACATGTGGTACAATCGCCTTAGTGCATATCTAGTAAAAGAATGCTATATAAATGACTCAATTTTTCCATGTGTTTTCataaaaaattagtttttaaatttgttattattgcTATATATGTTGAGCGTATAAATCTCATTGAAACTCTAACAGAGCTTCAAAAGACAATAGATTATTTGAAGAAAGAATTTGAATGAAAAATCTTGGAAAGACAAATTTTTGTCTTAGTCTACAAATTGAAGATTTACCATAAGGAATTTTTGTTCATCAATCTATACAGAAAAGATTTTGAAATGGTTTTACACAGATAAAGCACACCCATTGAGTACCCCAATGGTTATTCGATCACTTGATGTGAACAAAGACCCGTTTTGATCTTAAAAAAATGGTGAAGAATTCCTTGGTTTTGAAGTACCAAATCTTAGTGTAATCGGTGCACTTATGTATCTTACCACTACTACAAGACCGGATATAACATTTTTTGTTAATATGCTTGCAAGATATAGTTCCACGCGAACTCGAAGACATTGGAATGGAATCAAATATGTATTGCGATATTTAAAAGGAACAATTGATATGTGTTAATTTTATTCCAATAAATCTAGATCAGATCTAATTGGTTATGCAAATGTAGTGTATTTATCTTATCTACGTAAAGCAAGATCCCAAACAAGTTATTTATTCACTTATAGTGGTATAGCTATATCAAAGCGATCTACAAAATAATCTATAGCTGCTGCGTCTTCAAATCATGCAAAACTAATAGCAATTCATGAAGAAGTCGAGAAAGTGTTTAGCTAAGACCCATAACTCATTTAACTCGAGAGAAGTGTGGATTGTTTTACAATAACATAGTCACAGTATTATATGAAAATAATACAGCATGCATAGGATAGAACGAAACATATTTTACCAAAGTTCTTTTTTACACATGATCTTCAGAAGAAAAGTGCATTGATGTGCAATAAATTCGTTCAAGTGAAAATCTAACAGATTTATTCACCAAATCTCTACCGATTGCAACATTTGAAAAAATGATATACAAGATTAGAATGTGTCAGCTTAAGGTTTTAATCTTCATAAAGGAGAGTTAAATTTTTAAGCACAAAAATACTATACTCTTTTGCATTcactatgattttttttttttaattcctagTAAGGTTTTAATGAACCATATTCTTTGGGTAACGAATATGGAAAgtgttataaatttatatttatgatgGATGTCCATTTGGTTTTTCtactaatttatttatattcttcataaatttatttaataaaccaTTTAATATTATATCTCTTAGGTATAATTTGTAtgctataaataaaattttcatatactTTTTAGTGATCATTATTTTTTGACTCATCTTCTTTCTATACAATAAAACTCTCTTGATTCTCAATATGTTCTTATATTTTATTActgttatttttataataaatataacaatattacaatctttataaaacttataaaaatgaaattttttaatttaatttaattttagaattaCAGTAATAAACCCATTTAATTATGCTAAAATCTGTATTTTGCCGAAGCCAACCCAACACAGCACAACAGAAtaagataaaaaataataaaaaataaagagccCAAAATAGcttatattattttagattttgtgTAGACAAAAATATCCAGGAAATCTAAAACCAGACAAAACAACGGCATCCAGCTCCCGTTTCTCTCCGTCTTTGTATCTCTCTCTATAAACCCTCACACTTTCTCAATCAAAACCTCACCAATTCCAATTCCAATTCCAATTCCAATTCCATGGCTTCTCCAAATCCAAATACCCATCTGGGTCTCTCTTTTCTCTCCCTatttctcttcctctctctctttaAACCCACCTTTTCAATACAGGACCCTATTTCTGTCTTTGAAATCTTGCCGAAGTATGGCCTTCCAAGCGGACTATTACCCAATTCAGTAACAAACTACACCCTCTCATACGACGGCCGCTTCATTGTTCTTCTGGGGAAACCGTGTTATATTCAATTCGAGTACTTGGTCTATTACGATAAGCAAATTACTGGCAAGTTGAGTTATGGGTCTATCACAGATTTGAAAGGGATTGAGGTTCAAAGATTGTTTTTGTGGTTCAATGTTGATGAGATCAAGGTTGATTTGCCTCCTTCCGATTCTATTTATTTCCATGTGGGCATAATCAATAAGAAACTTGATGTTGATCAGTTTAAGACCGTCCACTCTTGCCGCAATAAGGTCTCTGGGTCCTGCGGCGGATTCTGGAATCAAATTCTTGAGGTATTGATTTGTTTTGGTCATTCTTTAGCAATTTagatcaataatttgaatggtatTTGTCTAATTTCTGTTATGGTATTGATTGTTGGATAATAGTACCTGCTATTATGAATTCTTTTTGTGGAATTAGGatgattttaataataattagaaataattttggaattgaattcttttttttttttctgtttggtATTTTTATATCTTGGTTTGCGAATTAGGAATCATATCAAAAccttaaaagagagagagagagagagagagagagagagagagatttttcGGAATCATGTCAAAaccttaaaaaaaaagaaagatttttttttttttcttgttactCTTGAAATGATCCTGCTTTTCTGAAATTGATTCACTGCTGCTTGCTTATATGTGAACTTTCATGTACCAAAGTCCCTTGGCATAACATGATTGGATTGGACATGTTTAGATCAGAAGCCTACACGGGTTGGGTTGGATTTGGTGGAGCCTTGGGGGTTATTTTTTGCTTAAGGCAAAATGTTTTTTTACACGTTTTCAACTGTTAACAGTCTTTTGTGCTTTGGAATGTCATATCTCATTTAGCCATTTAGGTTTGACAGCTCTtatgtgcaataatataacaaaatatCTAACAGTTGGATAACTGGAGATTGATACGTATTTGGAGTTTAGGCAAAGCTTATTCTTTTCCTGTGAATCTATGAATGCTTGAAATTTCTTTCTTCTGGCAGTTGATCAGTTTCAAGCATCTTCACATTTGCATGCCCTATTTTAGATTGTTAAGTCTCTATATTAGGCAAAATATTTCCAATAACAGTTGGTGCCAAATTATGATACTATTTCATTAAGGGTCTATACCAAGAGTTGATATTTGATCCTTGTTGATCATTTCCAATTGCTTTCTTCAATTTATCTTAATACCTTGTCTCTTCCACCCCAACACCAACTCCCCCCCCTCCCTAACCCCCCCAACCCCCCCTCTCTCTTCCTAACTCCTTTTTGTCATTTTTTGGCAATTTGCAGCTTCCAACTCCCACAGATGATATTCAGATGCTAATTACGGAGTAGAGGCAACCAAGTGTTTCTGCTGTATTGTAAGGTAGCCGATAAACTTTGATATTCCAGTCATTGTCATTTTCGGACTCACAAACTAAGAGTCTGTAAGAGTCATGTATAAACTAGTCATGAGAATTTGCCCCCTTATTGAGCTTAATCATATCAATGAGCTGGGGAGAAGTTATATGTATACATTAGATGTGTCAGTTATCATGTGTGTTGATCAATTGTACTAAGGAACTACTTCTGCTTGTGGTTTCATATCATTGGCGCGATATTGTTAAATTTACAAGCTGATATTCTGAATACTTGAAGAAAAATGCCACAAGCAACATTTGTTTTAGATTGTTTAAAATCAAATGAAGCATGGAAGGATGATAATTGAAACTCAAGAGGCCTTGTTTGTTTTTGATAAAGTAGGCTAAGGAATTTGAAATTCCTGGGGAGTAGCAAATTTGTTGTGTTTGGTTATCCAAGATGAATAAGTCATTATCTTATAAAAAAATGAAGAACAAGTCATAGGAATATGCTGTttgtctcaattaattttctcatcattattttattagtcataaattctgcccaaaaatgtgttgtttccTTAGTTTAACACTTTGTttggaagttttttttttattattatttttagatttttataatttcttattattttagtgaaagtgaaggaatttgaaTGTAGGGAATTTTATtaatctatggattttgtgagttAGAAAACGAAGATTTTTAAATAGTTACGAATTATATCAGacgcaaaattaaaatttttaaatttttaaaacttttcattattttataaaatttttcccCAAATAGAGTTtacatttataaataataatgcagTGGCATATTGTGTGGTACAATAAGTTGTTATGAGACATCCTTTCATAGACCGAATGAATTGGTTTTTAAATCGGTGTGAGTTTGTAATTGAATTAGACAATGAAGCGATTCAGTGTGATCTAATCGATTCGGTAATTGAATCGGTGTGACTCAGTTGGCTTGGGTGGTTcaattattcaataaaatttttttttatttattaaaatttttaatatagaaaattaaatttaaaatctcataaaaagtattaaaaaaagaattatatatttatagaaatttttatgCATTATAATATTACTTGAATACTGTTAAAATTTATTCAATAtagtttaataaatattaaaattttattttaaataattaaa belongs to Hevea brasiliensis isolate MT/VB/25A 57/8 chromosome 4, ASM3005281v1, whole genome shotgun sequence and includes:
- the LOC110650927 gene encoding uncharacterized protein LOC110650927; protein product: MASPNPNTHLGLSFLSLFLFLSLFKPTFSIQDPISVFEILPKYGLPSGLLPNSVTNYTLSYDGRFIVLLGKPCYIQFEYLVYYDKQITGKLSYGSITDLKGIEVQRLFLWFNVDEIKVDLPPSDSIYFHVGIINKKLDVDQFKTVHSCRNKVSGSCGGFWNQILELPTPTDDIQMLITE